AATACGCGAAGTGGAAGTCGTTCCGCGACGCGGAGGATTCCCGCTACGTCGGCCTCACGCTGCCGCGCTTCCTCGGCCGCCTGCCGTTCCATCCGAAGGACGGCCAGATCGCCGAGAGCTTCAACTTCGTCGAGGACGTCGACGGCACCGATCATTCGAAATATCTGTGGTGCAACGCCGCCTGGGCGTTCGCGGCGCGCCTGACCGCCGCGTTCGACGACTTCGGCTGGTGCGCGGCGATCCGCGGCGTGGAAGGCGGCGGCCTGGTCGAGGACCTGCCCACCCATACCTTCAAGACCGACGACGGCGAGATCGCGCTGAAGTGCCCGACCGAGATCGCGATCACCGACCGTCGCGAGAAGGAGCTGAGCGACCTCGGCTTCATTCCGCTCGTCCACTGCAAGAACTCCGACTACGCCGCCTTCTTCGCCGCCCAGTCGGTGCAGAAGCCCAAGAAATACAACACCGACAGCGCGAACGCGAACGCCGTGCTGTCCGCTCAGCTCCAGTACATCTTCTCGGTATCGCGCATCGCGCACTACCTGAAGGCGATGATGCGGGACAAGATCGGCAGCTTTGCCTCCGCGCAGAACGTGGAATCGTTCCTGAATCGCTGGATCTCCCAGTACGTGCTGCTGGACGACAACGCGACCCAGGAACAGAAGGCGCAGTTTCCGCTGCGCGAAGCGTCGGTCCAGGTGGCCGAGATTCCGGGCAAGCCGGGCTCGTATCGTTCGGTCGCGTTCCTGCGTCCGCACTTCCAGCTCGACGAACTCTCGATCTCGCTGCGCCTGGTCGCGGATCTGCCCAAGTCGGCAAATTCATGAGCGTTTGAGTCGAAGTCGCCCGGGCGGGCCGCCCGGGCAGAAATGGGAAAACCACCTCTTTGGGGAGTCGATGCGTCATGTTAGATATCTATCTCAATTTCGGTAATCCGGCCATCAAGGGCGAGTCGCAGGACAAGGACCACTCGGGCTGGATCGAACTCAAGTCGTGGGACTGGTCGGTCACGCAGCCGCGTTCGGCCACCTCGTCCACCTCGGGCGGCCACACCGCCGAGCGCTGCGAACACAGCGACATGGTGTTCACGAAGGAGCTCGACATGGCGAGCCCGCTGCTGTACCAGCACGCATCGGGCGGCACGACGTTCGACGAGGTGTCGATCGACTTCATGCGTTCGGACGGCGACGGCAAGCGCGTCAAGTACCTCGAGATCAAGCTCAAGTACGTGATCATCTCGAGCGTCACGCCGAGCGTGCAGAAGGAAGGCCTGCCGGTCGAGCAGTTCTCGCTGAAGTACGCCGCGGTGCAGTGGAAGCAGACCAAGCAGAACATCGGCGGCAACCAGGGCGGCAACACGCAGGGCGCCTGGAGCCTCACGAAGAACGACAAGACCTACGCGGTCTGAGCGCGTCGTGACACCCACCGGGCGAGGCGTGCGCTGCCCCGCCCGGCGTCCTGCTTCACCGCTGCCCGCCGTTCCATGAAACGTTTCGAGCCGAGTTTCCTCGACAAGCTGTTCGACGACGAACCGCATCTGCCGGCCTCGCCCGCGATGCGGCAACTGTCGCTGGACGAACTGAAGAACACCGTCGCCCGTGACGTCGAATCGATCCTGAACACGCGCATCGCGCTGACGGACGACGACCTCACGGCGCTGCCGCAGTGCCAGCAGTCGGTGCTGACCTACGGCCTCAACGACTTCGCAGGCCTGAGCCTCGCGAGTCACTACGACCGCGCGTTCATCTGCAAGTCGATCCAGCAGGCGATCGACCGGCACGAGCCGCGCCTGCGCCAGGTGGCGGTATCGTTCGAACTCAACGAGCAATCGACCAACTCGTTGAATTTCGCGATCCGGGCGCTGCTGGTCGTGCATCCGGCGCAGGAGCCCGTCAGTTTCGACGCGATGCTGCAGCCGTCCACCCTGCAGTATTCGGTGACGCGCGGCCGCGCCGCCAAGACATAAATTCAATCGTTTCGCCGCGCGCGGCGCGACGGCGACCAGGCCCGGCCGCCGGTGGTGGACGGGCGCCAGGCTTCTCGGGGATCAGGATGGAAGAGCTGCTGCCGTACTACGAGCGCGAACTGTCGTTTCTGCGGCGCTACTCGCACGAGTTCGCGCGGCGCTATCCGAAGATCGCGGCGCGGCTCGCGATGACGGGCGAGCATTGCGACGACCCGCACGTCGAGCGCATGATCGAATCGTTCGCGCTGCTCGGCGCGCGCATCAACAAGAAGCTCGACGACGACTACCCGGAGTTCACCGAGGCGCTCGTCGACGTGCTCTATCCGCACTACCTGCGGCCGTTCCCGTCCTGCACCATCGCGCAGTTCGCACCCACCTCGGCGGTCTCGCAGCTGACCGCGCCGCATCGCGTGGCGCGCGGCACCGAGCTGAAAAGCCGCGCGATCCGCGGCGTGCAGTGCCAGTTCCGCACCGCCTACGACGTGACGATCGCGCCGATCCGCGTCAGCGAGGCGCGTTACGCGTCGATCGCCGCCGCGCCGGCCGCCACCGTGCTGCCCGGCAACGCCACCGGCGTGATCTCGATCACCTTCGAATCGCTCGCGCCGCAGTTCGATCTCGGCGCGCTGAAGCTCGACACGCTGCGTGCGCATCTGCACGGCGAGCAGTCGTTCGTCGCCGCGCTGGCCGACTGCCTGTTCATCAACACGCTGGCCACCTACGTCGAGCCCGAGCGCAACGGCCGCTGGACCGCGCTGCGCCGCTCGCCCGTCACGCAGGCCGGCTTCGACGAACAGGACGCGCTGATCGACTATCCGGCGCGCTCGCATCCGGCCTACCGGCTGCTGACCGAATACTTCGCGTTTCCCGACAAGTTCGATTTCGTCGATTTCGACCTGGCCGCGATGGTGCGCCGCGCGGGGCCGTGCCACCGCCTGACGCTGCACATCGTGCTCAGCGACGTGCGCAGCGATTCGCACGTGGCGCGGCTGCTCGACATGCTCGGCGCCACGCACCTGCGCCTGTTCTGCACGCCGGTGGTGAACCTGTTCAAGCAGAACGGCGAGCCGATCCGCGTCGATCACCAGAGCGTGGCGTACCCGGTGATCGCCGAGGCGCGCCGCGCGTTCGCCTACGAGGTCTATTCGATCGACTCGGTGCATCTGGTCCGCCAGACCGCGCACGAGGAGGCGGTGGTGGAGTTCCGGCCGTTCTACTCGCTGCACCACGGCGAGGCCGGCCACGTCGGCCACTACTGGTTCGCGCGCCGCAACGAGTGGGTCGCGCAGCACAGCCCCGGCTACGAGACCGAGCTGTCGATCGTCGACATCGATTTCGAGCCGTCCGCGCCGCAGACCGACACGCTGAGCCTGCGCCTGACCTGCACCAACCGCGACCTGCCGGCCGGGCTCGCCACCGGCCTCGCGGGCGGCGACCTGTTCGCCGACGGCGGCGCCGATTTCGGCGACATCACGATGCTGCGCCGGCCCACCGCGAGCGTGCGCTTCGCGCGCGGGCGCGCCGCGCACTGGCGGCTGATCTCGCATCTCGCGCTGAACCACGTCTCGCTGGTGGCCGACGGCCTCGCGCCGCTCAAGGAGCTGCTGACGCTCTACGACCTGCGCCGCTCGGCGGTCTCGACGCGCCACATCGACGGGCTGGTGGCGGTCGAGCAGCGCGGCGCCGTGCAGTGGCTGCCCGGCAAGCCGTTCGCGACCTTCGTGCGCGGCATCGAGATCCGCCTCACGATCGACGAGGAGCATTTCGTCGGCACCAGCCTGGCCGCGTTCGCGCGCATGCTCGACACGTTCTTCGGGCTGTACGTCCACCTCAACAGCTTTGTGCAACTGATCGTCGTGTCCAAGCGCACCGGCGAGGAGATCATGCGATGCCAACCGCGAAGCGGCGAATCGATCCTGGCGTAGTCGGGCAGTTCCTCGACGAGCCGTATCGCTTCGAGTTCTTCCAGGCGGTGCGCTTGCTCGAAACCTGGTTCGCGCGGCGCGACCCGGAGAAGCCCGATGCGCTGCGGCCCGGCGAGATCGTCGAGCGGCGCGTGGCGTTCCGCAACTCGATCTCGCTCGGTTTCCCGCCGAGCGAGATCGAGGAAGCGCAGTCGTTCGACGCGGCCGGCGAGCGCGTGGCCGAGGAGGCGCGCGCGGCCGCGATCGACGGCGAGGCAATCGACCGCGTGTCGATCATGCCGGCGTTCTTCGGGCTGCTGGGCGGCCAGGGCGCGCTGCCGCACCACTACACCGAGCAGGTGGTGGCGCGCGAGCACCTGAAGCGCGATCACGCGGCGCGCGCGTTCTTCGACGTGTTCTCGAACCGCGCCACCGCGCTGTTCTATTCGGCCTGGAAGAAGTACCGGCTGCCGCTGCACTACGAACTCGACCGCGACGAGCGCTACCTGCCGCTGCTGCTCGCGCTGGCCGGCGTGTCGCATCGCGGCGCGCGGCGCGCGATGCAGGAAGGCACGGGCGCCGTGATCGACGAGGCGATCGCCGGCCATGCGCTCGCCGCGCGGCACCGGCCGGTATCGGCCGCCTACCTGCAGCGCACGCTGTCCGACTACTTCAAGGTGGCGATCCGCGTCGAGCAGTTCGTCGGCAAGTGGTACGACGTGCCGCCCGACCAGCTGAGCGTGCTCGGCGAGATCAACGCCACGCTCGGCGCCACCGCGCTGGTGGGCGAGCGCGTCTGGCAGCGCGACATGCGCGCGAGGCTGGTGGTCGGCCCGCTGTCGAAGCGCGATTACGAGGCGTTCCTGCCCGGCGGCGACCGCGCGGTCGCGCTGGAGCGGATGCTGACGCTGCTGGCCGGCGTCACGCTCGAATACGAGGTCCGGCTGGTGCTCAAGCGCGCCGAGGTCGGCCCGACCATCCTCAACACCGGCGGCCGGCTCGGCTGGGACGCGTTCCTCTGCACGCAGGAGGCGCGGCACGATCGCGCCGACGCGCGCTACGAGCTGCACGTGATCCACTGAGCGCCGCGCCCGAGCCGGCCAAGCCCCCGAATCCAACGACCGAGCGAACCCGAGAGCGACCGACGTCATGAGCACGCCCCTCAAAACCCTGATTGCGAAACTGAACCCGACCTGCCGCAAGGCGGCCGAACGCGCGGCCAGCCAATGCCTCGCGCGCGGCCACTACGAGGTCGATCTGGAGCATCTGTTCGTCGCGCTGCTCGACGAGACCTCGGGCGACATGCCGGTGGTGCTGCGCGCGAGCGGCGTCGATCCGCACGCGCTGCGCCGCGACCTCGAGCGCGAGCTCGACACGCTCAGGAGCGGCAACACGCGCACGCCGGTGTTCTCGGTGCATCTGAGCGAGCTGTTCCAGCAGGCCTGGCTGATCGCCTCGCTCGACGCGCAGATCGGCCGGATCCGCTCCGGCCACCTGCTGCTCGCGCTGCTGAGCGCGCCCGATCTCGCGCAGTTCGCGCAGCGCATGTCGCCGCAGTTCGCGCAGGTGCGCGTGACCGACCTCAAGCACAAGTTCGACGAGATCACGGCCGGCTCGAACGAGGCCGAGCCGCGCGGCGCCGAGGCCGCGCACGACGACGGGCCAGAGGCCGATGCCGCGGGCGCCGCCGCGGGCGGCCCGTCGAAGACGCCCGCGCTCGACACCTACACCACCAACCTCACGCAGCGCGCGCGCGACGGCAAGATCGACCCGGTGATCGGCCGCGACGCCGAGATCCGCCAGGCGATCGACATCCTGATGCGGCGCCGCCAGAACAACCCGATCATGACCGGCGAGGCCGGCGTCGGGAAGACCGCCGTGGTGGAAGGGCTGGCGCTGCGGATCGCCGCCGGCGACGTGCCGCCGCCGCTCGCGGGCGTGGCGCTGCACGTGCTCGACATGGGGCTGCTGCAGGCCGGCGCGAGCGTGAAGGGCGAGTTCGAGAACCGCCTGAAGAGCGTGATCGACGAGGTCAAGAAGAGCGCGCATCCGATCATCCTGTTCATCGACGAGGCCCACACCATCATCGGCGCGGGCGGCCAGGCCGGCCAGAACGACGCGGCCAACCTGCTCAAGCCGGCGCTCGCGCGCGGCGAGCTGCGCACCATCGCGGCCACCACCTGGAGCGAGTACAAGAAATACTTCGAGAAGGACGCGGCGCTGGCGCGGCGCTTCCAGGTGGTCAAGATCGAGGAGCCCAGCGAGCCGCTCGCCGCCGCGATGCTGCGCGGCATGGCCGGGCTGATGGAGCGCCACTTCAACGTGCGGATCCTCGACGACGCGATCACCGAGGCGGTGCGCCTGTCGCATCGCTACATCAGCGGCCGGCAGCTGCCGGACAAGGCGATCAGCGTGCTCGACACCGCCTGCGCGAAGGTCGCGCTGGCGCAGAGCGCGACGCCGGCGGCGATCGACGACCTGAAGAAGCGCCTCGAGCGCACGGCTGCCGAGATCGCCGCGCTCGAGCGCGAGGTGGCGGGCGGTGCCGCGCACGACGAGCGGCTCGCCGCGCTGGGCGAGGCGCGCGAGGCCGATCTGGCCGCGCTGGCGGCGGCCGAGGCACGCCATGCCGAGGAGCAGGCGATCGTCGCCGAGATCGTCGCGCTGCGCGCACGGATCGACGCCGCGCGCGAGGCCTCGGCCGACGGCGAGCGGATCGACGCCGACGCGGTGCGCGCGCAGCTGGCCGAACGCGTGGCCGCGCTGAAGGCGGTGCAGGGCGTCGAGCCGATGGTGCCGCTGCAGGTGGACGCGCACGTGGTGGCCGAGATCGTCGCCGCGTGGACCGGGATTCCGCTCGGCCGCATGGTCAAGGACGAGATCGAGACCGTGATGAACCTGAAGACGCTGCTCGGCGCGCGCGTGATCGGCCAGGACCACGCGCTCGACGCCGTGGCGCAGCGCGTGCGCACCGCCACCGCCGGGCTGGAGGATCCGGACAAGCCGCGCGGCGTGTTCCTGTTCGTCGGGCCGTCGGGCGTCGGCAAGACCGAGACCGCGCTGGCGCTGGCCGACGTGCTGTACGGCGGCGAGCGCAAGATGGTCACCATCAACATGAGCGAGTACCAGGAGGCGCACAGCGTGTCGGGCCTGAAGGGCTCGCCGCCCGGCTACGTCGGCTACGGCGAGGGCGGCGTGCTGACCGAGGCGGTGCGGCGCAATCCGTATTCGGTGGTGCTGCTCGACGAGGTCGAGAAGGCGCACCCGGACGTGCTCGAAATGTTCTTCCAGGTGTTCGACAAGGGCGCGATGGACGACGCCGAAGGCCGCGAGATCGACTTTCGCAACACGCTGATCATCCTGACCTCGAACGTCGGCTCGACCGCGGTGATGCAGGCCTGCCTCAACAAGCCGGCCGAGGAACTGCCCGAGCCTGACGCGCTCGCCGAGACGCTGCGCCCGGCGCTTTACAAGGCGTTCAAGCCGGCCTTCCTCGGCCGCATGAAGGTGGTGCCGTACTATCCGATTCCGGACGACGTGCTGGCCGAGATCATCGAGCTGAAGCTCGAACGGATCGCGCGGCGCATCGAGGCGAACCACAAGGCCGTCTTCGAATGGGACGAGTCGCTGGTGGACGCCGTGCTGGCGCGCTGCACCGAGGTGGATTCGGGCGCGCGCAATGTCGATCACATCCTGAACGGCACGCTGCTGCCCGAGGTCGCCGGCCACGTGCTCGAACGGCTCGCCGAGGGCAGCGCGATCGAGCGTATCGCCGTGCGCGCGAGCGAGGCGGGCGAGTTCGAGTACACCGTCAAGTAAGGCCGTAACCCGCGCGGCGCGCGCGGCGGGCGGGCCCATCGAGCCCGCGCCGCGCGCGCCGCCTCACCGATCATCCAGCTGTCACGACGACCATGCCGATTCACGTCAATGCGCTGCTCGCGCCCCTGAACGAAGCGTCGCCCTGCGGCGACGACCTGCTGTTCTCGTCCGAATTCGACGCGATCCAGCACGCGCGCAAGTTCGACGATCCCTCGCTCGACCAGGGCGAGTGGATCACCGAGATCAAGGAGGCCGACTGGGGCTTCGTGGTCGATCAGTCGGTCGCGCTGCTCGGCACGCGCACCAAGGACCTGAGGCTCGCGGTCTGGCTCACCGAGGCGCTCGGCATCCAGGAGGGCGTGGCCGGGCTCACCCAGGGCTACGAGCTGCTGGCCGGGCTCTGCCGCACCTGGTGGGACACCGTTCATCCGCTGCCGGAAGGCGACGACATCGAATACCGGCTCGGCAACGTCGGCTGGCTGTCGGGCCGCACCGCCGAGCTGCTGCGCATGGTGCCGCTCACCGACGGCTCGGGCAGCGCCTACAGCGCGCTCGACTGGGACGTGGCGCAGCACGTCGCGCAGGCGGTGCGGCGCGACCCCGACAACGCCGGCGAGATCGCGCGCAACAAGCCCGCCGTCGAACAGATCGAGGCCTCGAAGCGGATGACCTCGGTGGGTTTCTACGCCGGGTTGCTGGCGAGCCTGAGTGCGTTCCGCGCGGCGCTCGACGCGCTCGACGACGAACTCGAACGGCGCGCCGGCAACGCCGCGCCGAGCTTCCGGCAGGCGCGCGACGCCTACGATTCGGTGCGCCTGCTGGCCGAGCGCTTCGCCCGGGAGCAGGGCTATTCGCCCGACGCGCAGCCCGTCGCGCCGCCGCCGCCCGTCGCGCAGGGCGGCCCGATCGAACGCAGCGAACCGAGTTTCAAGACCCCGCTCACGCCCGAACCGCTCACGCCGATGCCCACCGCCCAGCCCGTCGCCGTCCACGTCCCCGCGCCGATCGTGATCGCCGGGATCCAGAACCGCGCGCAGGCGGTCGAGCAGCTGCGCGCCGTGGCCAGGTACTTCCGCGCCACCGAGCCGCACAGCCCGGTCGCCTATCTGGCCGACAAGGCGGCCGAATGGGCCGACATGCCGCTGCATCTGTGGCTCGAATCGGTGGTGAAGGACGACGGCTCGCTCGCGCATCTGCGCGAGCTGCTCGGGGTGAAGCGCGACGAGAACGGTTGAGGGGGCGGGCGTCCACGCCCGGCTGCCCTTCAGCATCGCCGCAAATGACAACGGCGCCGCGGGTGTCCACCCGGCGGCGCCGTTGTCGCTGACTGCCTGATTTGCCGCCCGCGCGCCTACTGCCCCGCGCGGAACTCGATGCGCCGGTTGCGCGCGCGCCCGTCGGCGGTGTCGTTCGAGGCGATCGGCTGGTCCGGCCCGACGCCGGTGGTCGACAGCTGCTGCGACGGGATTCCCTTCGCCACCAGGTAGCCCTTCACGGCGTCGGCGCGCGCCTGGCTCAGCGCGATGTTCGAGGCGCGGTTGCCGGAGTTGTCGGTGTGGCCGATGATCGCCACCGAGCGGTTCGCCATCCGGCCCATCGCGTCGGCCATCTGGTCGAGGATCGCGCGGCCCTGCGGCGTCAGCGTGGCGCTGCCGGTCTCGAACTCGATCGTGCGGTTGGCGAGCGTCTGGTCGAGCAGGCCCTGCTCGGAGGCGCTCACGCGCAGCGCGTTGCGGATCGTGTAGGTCGGGTTCAGCTGGTTCGCCATGTCGCTCGCCACCTGCTGGCGCTGCGCCTCGTTGCGGACCTCGCCCTTCACGTCGATCGAGGTGCCGTCGATGCGCAGCTGCCCCTTGCTGATCTGCTTCAACTGCGGGCCGATCAGCTTCTGCACGTTGCTGCTCCAGTTCGGCGGAGTGGCCACGTCGCCCACCTCGATCTGGTCGACCACGTTGCCGGCGCCGTAGGTGTCGCGCAGCTTCTGCAGCACGGCGGCCTTGGTCGCCTCGTCGGGCACCTTGCCGCCCACCACGACCTGCCCCGGCGTGGCGCTGGCCTGCGGCGGCGCCGAGACGGTCGCGCCGGTGCCGGCGCCCGTCACCGGGCCGGCGCCCGCGCCGCCCGCGACGTTGGTGCCGGTCAGCACGGTGCCGTTCTGGCTGGTGCCGCCCTCGGCCGGCGGCGGGGCGCTGAGGCCGCCCGACGGTGCCTGCGCGGGCGCGCCCGACGGCGGGATCACGGTGCTGCGCACGGCCACCCCGCTCGGGTCCACGCGCGTCACGGTGGCGGGGCCGGCGTTGTCGGCGAACGCGCCGGCGGGCACGGCAAGCAGGGCCAGGCCGCCCGCGCGGAACACGGCGCCGGCGGCAAGCGCGCAGAGGGTGGCAAGCGTGGTGGCCACGTGGCGCGGGCGCGGCGGGAACGCGGAGGTCGTCATGGCGTCAGGCCCCTCCGACGAAGGCTTCGCGGAACGTGTCGATCGCCACGCGCAGCGACAGTTGCGGTTGTTCGAGGTAGCTGATGAGCTTGCTGGTCGCGGGATCGTGTTGCGCATGGGCATCGACCCATTCCGGGTCGTCGATGTCGATGTTGTGTTGCGAATAGGTCTGCGGGTCGACCACGCTGTGCAGCGTGCGCGCCGAGGCGCCGTTGAAGCCGATGATCAGGCGCTCGCGCTCGGCGATGGTGCCGATGAAGATCGCCAGCTCGAAATCGGCCTGCGAGACGAACGGCGCGATCAGCTCCATCCAGAACGCGGCCACCAGGCTGCGATAGAACGGATCGACCGGCAGCGGCAGCGTGAGCCCGCGCTCGATGTGCGACGAGCCGCTCTGCATCACCGGGCGCAGCAGCGAGCCGAGCGCCAGCATCGCGCCGCGCAGCTTCACCGGATGGCCGCTCGCGAGCAGCATCTGCTCGAGCCCGAACAGCGACTGGTGCTCGACGAAATCGTTGAAGGTGCCGTCGTGCGCGCTGCCGGGGCCGCCGGTGTCGATCGGCACCTGCGCGTCGCCGAGCGCCTGCAGCGCGCCGGGCGGCTCGTCGCGGCCGAGCAGCGGGCGCATCAGCGCGGCGGCGCGCTGCCAGAGCCGCGCGAACGCGAGCGGGCTGCGCGCGACGAAGGTGAGCGGCCGGTCGACCTCGAGCGCGGTGGCGGCGAGAAACGGGAAGCGCCGGTTCGAGGCGTCGTGGCTCGCCACCATGTGGCCGGCGATCGCGAGCTTGCTGCGCGTGCCGATGAACGCGAAATGCATCGGCCGTGCGCTCTCGTAGACGATCTTCCAGCGCGGGTCGTCGGCCAGCAGTTCCATGGCCTGCGCGATCCAGCTGTCCAGCGTCTGCAGCAGCTGCGGGTTGTGCGCGCTCTTCACGAAGTCGCCGCGCGACGGGATCTTGCCGAAGTAGGCGATCTGCGCCTGGACCGTTTGCGTCATTGCGCCCCCTGTGCGTTCGATGCATTGGCGGCCGTGCCCGCGGCGGCCGCGGCCGGTGTCACGCCGGACGTGCCGGCCGGTGCCTGTGCCGTCGCGTTGACGGCGCCGCTCGCGCTGGTGTTCGCCACCGACGAGGGCAGGTGCATGCCGCGCAGGCTCTGCTGCTGCGGGGCATCGCCGCCGCCGCTGCCGCCGCCCGAGGGCTGCGAGGTGCTGATGATGCGCATCGTCACCGACACGTTCACGCTGCCCTGCGTCCAGGTCAGGTCGAAGGTGCCGTCCGGGCGGCGCGTGCGCTGCGCCGAGTTGATCAGCTTCTCCAGCCCGTAGCGGCCCGGCTCGTTGACGAGCTGCAGCGTGCGGCCGTCGAAGGTGGTCGCGGTGAGCGTGGCGCCCGGCGAGCCTGACGGGTTCGGCCAGACGAAGTTGGTCCACTGCGGCGGCGTGTTGCGGTAGCGCAGCTGCTGGCCGTCGATCGCGATGGTGTACTCGGTCGTGCCGCTGCTCGGCTGCGGCAGGATCTGGAACACCGTCTGCGGTTCGGACGAGGCGCTGCTGGCGGCGGCGCCGCCCGCCAGCGGCGCGACCCAGCTCGCGAAGCCGCCGGTGAAGTCCGGCGTCAGCGCGAGGCCCATGTCGCCCCAGGTGCGAGCGGTCAGCGTGTCGCCGCGGCGCACCGCGAGCGGGCCGAGCGTGGTGCCGACGAACTTCGCGATCGAGCCGTCCGGGCCGAACACCTGGGCGATCTCGGAAGCGGCGGCCTCGACCTTGGCACCCGGCGAGAACGGATACTTGCTCGCCAGCGACGCCTGGAACGGCTGGTAGACCTGCGCGTTCCAGACCTTGTTGACTTCCACCGAGGCCGGCTGGATCACCACCGCGAACGCCTGCATCAGCGGGCGCACCAGCAGCGGGCGCAGCGAGCGGCGCTGCGAGTCGGTCAGGCCGGTCAGCATCTGCTCGTCCACGTACTTCAGCGAATCGGCCAGCTCGGAGCCGCTGCCGTCGAGCGTCTGCTGCATCAGCTGGCGCGCGCCGGGGCCGGGGTCGCCCTGGTTCTTGATCACGTTGAAGCGCGTGCGCACCTTCGAGAGCGAATCCATGTAGCCCTTCAGCATCGACTGGCCGCCGTCGTGGGTCTGCACGATCCGGCCGAGCCCGATGAACTCCTGGCCGATCGGCCCCATCGGCACGTCCACCGGATTGCCGTTGATGTCGATGTTGGCCGCGAGCTGGCCGCCGCGCTGGCGCGAGAACCACTGCTTGACCCAGCCCACCACGCCGGTCTGCGCCTTCCTCAGCGTCACGCTGGCGAGCGAGGGGTTGTCCCACGAGGTCTGCTCGTAGGCGGTCTCGAGGATCTTGCGGATCGGCGAATCCTGCGGGTCGCCGAGCCGGTTCATCGCATCGACGGCCTGCCCGAAGCTGCCGAAGTTCTGCACCGCGATGCCCTGCATGAACTTCTGCCAGTGCTGCGCGTACTCGGTCTTGTACATGCCCACCAGCACCTTCTGGATCTGCTCGGGGCTGCCTTCCAGCGTCAGGTCGTCCTGCGAGGCGGTGTTGAGCACCCAGTCCTTGGCCTGCAGCTCCTTGGTGGCCGCGTCGCGGATCGCCGGCTGCACGTAGTCGAACCACGCGTCGCGCGTGAAGGTGCCGGGGATCGCGTAGCTGCCGGCCACCAGCGAGGCGTTGTCGTCGCCGACGATGCGCGCGACGGTCATCGGCGCGTAGCGCGTCGAGGCGCGCGCCTTGATCTCCTCGTAGACGCGCTGGCGGGC
The genomic region above belongs to Burkholderia plantarii and contains:
- the tssF gene encoding type VI secretion system baseplate subunit TssF — encoded protein: MEELLPYYERELSFLRRYSHEFARRYPKIAARLAMTGEHCDDPHVERMIESFALLGARINKKLDDDYPEFTEALVDVLYPHYLRPFPSCTIAQFAPTSAVSQLTAPHRVARGTELKSRAIRGVQCQFRTAYDVTIAPIRVSEARYASIAAAPAATVLPGNATGVISITFESLAPQFDLGALKLDTLRAHLHGEQSFVAALADCLFINTLATYVEPERNGRWTALRRSPVTQAGFDEQDALIDYPARSHPAYRLLTEYFAFPDKFDFVDFDLAAMVRRAGPCHRLTLHIVLSDVRSDSHVARLLDMLGATHLRLFCTPVVNLFKQNGEPIRVDHQSVAYPVIAEARRAFAYEVYSIDSVHLVRQTAHEEAVVEFRPFYSLHHGEAGHVGHYWFARRNEWVAQHSPGYETELSIVDIDFEPSAPQTDTLSLRLTCTNRDLPAGLATGLAGGDLFADGGADFGDITMLRRPTASVRFARGRAAHWRLISHLALNHVSLVADGLAPLKELLTLYDLRRSAVSTRHIDGLVAVEQRGAVQWLPGKPFATFVRGIEIRLTIDEEHFVGTSLAAFARMLDTFFGLYVHLNSFVQLIVVSKRTGEEIMRCQPRSGESILA
- the tssH gene encoding type VI secretion system ATPase TssH, producing MSTPLKTLIAKLNPTCRKAAERAASQCLARGHYEVDLEHLFVALLDETSGDMPVVLRASGVDPHALRRDLERELDTLRSGNTRTPVFSVHLSELFQQAWLIASLDAQIGRIRSGHLLLALLSAPDLAQFAQRMSPQFAQVRVTDLKHKFDEITAGSNEAEPRGAEAAHDDGPEADAAGAAAGGPSKTPALDTYTTNLTQRARDGKIDPVIGRDAEIRQAIDILMRRRQNNPIMTGEAGVGKTAVVEGLALRIAAGDVPPPLAGVALHVLDMGLLQAGASVKGEFENRLKSVIDEVKKSAHPIILFIDEAHTIIGAGGQAGQNDAANLLKPALARGELRTIAATTWSEYKKYFEKDAALARRFQVVKIEEPSEPLAAAMLRGMAGLMERHFNVRILDDAITEAVRLSHRYISGRQLPDKAISVLDTACAKVALAQSATPAAIDDLKKRLERTAAEIAALEREVAGGAAHDERLAALGEAREADLAALAAAEARHAEEQAIVAEIVALRARIDAAREASADGERIDADAVRAQLAERVAALKAVQGVEPMVPLQVDAHVVAEIVAAWTGIPLGRMVKDEIETVMNLKTLLGARVIGQDHALDAVAQRVRTATAGLEDPDKPRGVFLFVGPSGVGKTETALALADVLYGGERKMVTINMSEYQEAHSVSGLKGSPPGYVGYGEGGVLTEAVRRNPYSVVLLDEVEKAHPDVLEMFFQVFDKGAMDDAEGREIDFRNTLIILTSNVGSTAVMQACLNKPAEELPEPDALAETLRPALYKAFKPAFLGRMKVVPYYPIPDDVLAEIIELKLERIARRIEANHKAVFEWDESLVDAVLARCTEVDSGARNVDHILNGTLLPEVAGHVLERLAEGSAIERIAVRASEAGEFEYTVK
- the tssG gene encoding type VI secretion system baseplate subunit TssG; translation: MPTAKRRIDPGVVGQFLDEPYRFEFFQAVRLLETWFARRDPEKPDALRPGEIVERRVAFRNSISLGFPPSEIEEAQSFDAAGERVAEEARAAAIDGEAIDRVSIMPAFFGLLGGQGALPHHYTEQVVAREHLKRDHAARAFFDVFSNRATALFYSAWKKYRLPLHYELDRDERYLPLLLALAGVSHRGARRAMQEGTGAVIDEAIAGHALAARHRPVSAAYLQRTLSDYFKVAIRVEQFVGKWYDVPPDQLSVLGEINATLGATALVGERVWQRDMRARLVVGPLSKRDYEAFLPGGDRAVALERMLTLLAGVTLEYEVRLVLKRAEVGPTILNTGGRLGWDAFLCTQEARHDRADARYELHVIH
- a CDS encoding Hcp family type VI secretion system effector, which encodes MLDIYLNFGNPAIKGESQDKDHSGWIELKSWDWSVTQPRSATSSTSGGHTAERCEHSDMVFTKELDMASPLLYQHASGGTTFDEVSIDFMRSDGDGKRVKYLEIKLKYVIISSVTPSVQKEGLPVEQFSLKYAAVQWKQTKQNIGGNQGGNTQGAWSLTKNDKTYAV
- the tssE gene encoding type VI secretion system baseplate subunit TssE yields the protein MKRFEPSFLDKLFDDEPHLPASPAMRQLSLDELKNTVARDVESILNTRIALTDDDLTALPQCQQSVLTYGLNDFAGLSLASHYDRAFICKSIQQAIDRHEPRLRQVAVSFELNEQSTNSLNFAIRALLVVHPAQEPVSFDAMLQPSTLQYSVTRGRAAKT
- the tssC gene encoding type VI secretion system contractile sheath large subunit is translated as MNQQTAAAQQSGALEGAETSLLDEIVEKSKVAKSQSEHARAKDLIGELVHQVLDGTVIVSDNLSATIDARVAELDRLISAQMSAVMHAPEFQRLESTWRGLDYLVSESNTGSTIKIKAMHAPKRELVRDFKAATEFDQSALFKKVYEEEFGTFGGAPFGALIGDYEISRQPEDMYFIEQMSHVAAAAHAPFIASASPELIGLESFADLGKPRDLGKVFDTVEYAKWKSFRDAEDSRYVGLTLPRFLGRLPFHPKDGQIAESFNFVEDVDGTDHSKYLWCNAAWAFAARLTAAFDDFGWCAAIRGVEGGGLVEDLPTHTFKTDDGEIALKCPTEIAITDRREKELSDLGFIPLVHCKNSDYAAFFAAQSVQKPKKYNTDSANANAVLSAQLQYIFSVSRIAHYLKAMMRDKIGSFASAQNVESFLNRWISQYVLLDDNATQEQKAQFPLREASVQVAEIPGKPGSYRSVAFLRPHFQLDELSISLRLVADLPKSANS